One window of the Cryptomeria japonica chromosome 7, Sugi_1.0, whole genome shotgun sequence genome contains the following:
- the LOC131053229 gene encoding nudix hydrolase 2-like isoform X2, with translation MAIPTNDVSSTSNDVINSVETILNESSVHERCEVLKVQEDRYDGVIVDLNNMQNDATRFATSLKASLSLWARQGKRAVWIKVPKEQATLVPVAIEAGFWYHHAEPSYVMVVYWIPQIPCTIPDNASHQVGIAAFVFNDKGEVLVVQEKCGPYKDSGLWKMPTGRINQGEGIKEGAIREVHEETGIETEFVQVVGFRDGHNALFGKSDMLFVCILKSVSCNIAIQETEISVAKWMALEEFAAQPKSQQSKLLKDMIGACVARMDRRCEGFSAVEMPANLRKPSAFYCGAVHSV, from the exons ATGGCAATCCCAACGAACGATGTTTCATCTACCAGTAACGATGTCATCAACAGcgttgaaacaattttgaatgagTCCTCTGTTCATGAAAGATGTGAAGTGCTGAAAGTCCAGGAAGACAGATATGATGGTGTCATTGTTGACCTAAATAATATGCAAAACGATGCTACTCGTTTTGCGACATCACTGAAAGCATCACTTTCTCTATGGGCGCGCCAG GGGAAGAGGGCGGTGTGGATTAAAGTGCCCAAGGAACAGGCAACACTAGTTCCCGTTGCGATTGAG GCAGGATTTTGGTACCATCATGCGGAgccttcatatgttatggtagtgTATTGGATCCCCCAAATTCCTTGTACCATCCCTGATAATGCTTCACATCAAGTGGGAATAGCAGCCTTTGTATTCAACGACAAAGGAGAG GTTCTAGTAGTTCAGGAAAAGTGTGGACCTTACAAGGACTCTGGGTTGTGGAAGATGCCAACAGGAAGGATTAACCAG GGGGAAGGTATTAAGGAAGGGGCCATAAGAGAAGTTCACGAAGAAACAGGG ATTGAAACTGAATTTGTACAAGTGGTCGGATTCAG GGATGGTCACAATGCCCTTTTTGGGAAATCCGATATGCTCTTCGTGTGTATATTGAAGTCTGTTTCTTGTAATATTGCTATACAAGAAACTGAAATTTCAGTAGCCAAG TGGATGGCCCTGGAAGAATTCGCAGCTCAACCTAAAAGTcaacagagcaaacttctaaaagACATGATTGGTGCGTGTGTCGCCAGAATGGACAGACGATGTGAAGGATTTTCAGCCGTTGAGATGCCTGCTAATTTGCGCAAACCCTCTGCATTTTACTGCGGAGCCGTTCATAGCGTATAA
- the LOC131053229 gene encoding nudix hydrolase 2-like isoform X1 yields the protein MAIPTNDVSSTSNDVINSVETILNESSVHERCEVLKVQEDRYDGVIVDLNNMQNDATRFATSLKASLSLWARQSSAVQGKRAVWIKVPKEQATLVPVAIEAGFWYHHAEPSYVMVVYWIPQIPCTIPDNASHQVGIAAFVFNDKGEVLVVQEKCGPYKDSGLWKMPTGRINQGEGIKEGAIREVHEETGIETEFVQVVGFRDGHNALFGKSDMLFVCILKSVSCNIAIQETEISVAKWMALEEFAAQPKSQQSKLLKDMIGACVARMDRRCEGFSAVEMPANLRKPSAFYCGAVHSV from the exons ATGGCAATCCCAACGAACGATGTTTCATCTACCAGTAACGATGTCATCAACAGcgttgaaacaattttgaatgagTCCTCTGTTCATGAAAGATGTGAAGTGCTGAAAGTCCAGGAAGACAGATATGATGGTGTCATTGTTGACCTAAATAATATGCAAAACGATGCTACTCGTTTTGCGACATCACTGAAAGCATCACTTTCTCTATGGGCGCGCCAG TCGTCGGCTGTGCAGGGGAAGAGGGCGGTGTGGATTAAAGTGCCCAAGGAACAGGCAACACTAGTTCCCGTTGCGATTGAG GCAGGATTTTGGTACCATCATGCGGAgccttcatatgttatggtagtgTATTGGATCCCCCAAATTCCTTGTACCATCCCTGATAATGCTTCACATCAAGTGGGAATAGCAGCCTTTGTATTCAACGACAAAGGAGAG GTTCTAGTAGTTCAGGAAAAGTGTGGACCTTACAAGGACTCTGGGTTGTGGAAGATGCCAACAGGAAGGATTAACCAG GGGGAAGGTATTAAGGAAGGGGCCATAAGAGAAGTTCACGAAGAAACAGGG ATTGAAACTGAATTTGTACAAGTGGTCGGATTCAG GGATGGTCACAATGCCCTTTTTGGGAAATCCGATATGCTCTTCGTGTGTATATTGAAGTCTGTTTCTTGTAATATTGCTATACAAGAAACTGAAATTTCAGTAGCCAAG TGGATGGCCCTGGAAGAATTCGCAGCTCAACCTAAAAGTcaacagagcaaacttctaaaagACATGATTGGTGCGTGTGTCGCCAGAATGGACAGACGATGTGAAGGATTTTCAGCCGTTGAGATGCCTGCTAATTTGCGCAAACCCTCTGCATTTTACTGCGGAGCCGTTCATAGCGTATAA
- the LOC131053232 gene encoding nudix hydrolase 2-like isoform X1, giving the protein MKNSFKSCLLAVKGMNGVWIKVAKEQAKLVPVAIEEGFWYHHAEQSYVILVLWIPKTPCSIPDNASHQVGIAAFVYNTKGEVLVVQEKCGPFKDSGLWKMPTGRIKQGEGIKEGAVREVREETGIATEFRQVVGFRDGHNAPFEKSDLLFVCMLKPMFFDIVIQDTEISATKWMAVDDFVAQPKMQQSKLLKVMAGVCIANMEGRCRGFSAIEIPSPKPSVFYCSDIDTE; this is encoded by the exons atgaaaaatagctTCAAATCATGCTTGTTGGCTGTGAAGGGGATGAACGGGGTGTGGATTAAGGTAGCCAAGGAACAGGCCAAACTAGTTCCGGTTGCGATTGAG GAAGGATTTTGGTATCACCATGCAGAACAATCATATGTGATTTTAGTGCTTTGGATCCCTAAAACTCCTTGTAGTATCCCTGATAATGCTTCACATCAAGTCGGAATTGCAGCTTTCGTATACAACACCAAGGGAGAG GTTCTGGTAGTTCAGGAGAAGTGTGGACCTTTCAAAGATTCAGGACTGTGGAAAATGCCAACAGGAAGGATCAAACAG GGGGAAGGCATTAAAGAAGGGGCTGTAAGAGAAGTCAGAGAAGAAACTGGG ATTGCTACAGAATTTAGACAAGTGGTCGGGTTCAG AGATGGTCACAATGCCCCTTTCGAAAAATCTGATCTACTTTTCGTGTGCATGTTGAAACCAATGTTTTTTGACATTGTTATACAAGATACTGAAATTTCAGCAACAAAG TGGATGGCAGTAGATGATTTTGTAGCTCAACCAAAAATGCAGCAAAGCAAACTTCTCAAGGTCATGGCGGGAGTCTGTATTGCCAACATGGAGGGACGGTGTAGAGGATTTTCAGCCATTGAAATACCGTCCCCCAAACCCTCTGTTTTTTACTGCAGTGACATTGATACTGAATAA
- the LOC131053232 gene encoding nudix hydrolase 2-like isoform X2 codes for MNGVWIKVAKEQAKLVPVAIEEGFWYHHAEQSYVILVLWIPKTPCSIPDNASHQVGIAAFVYNTKGEVLVVQEKCGPFKDSGLWKMPTGRIKQGEGIKEGAVREVREETGIATEFRQVVGFRDGHNAPFEKSDLLFVCMLKPMFFDIVIQDTEISATKWMAVDDFVAQPKMQQSKLLKVMAGVCIANMEGRCRGFSAIEIPSPKPSVFYCSDIDTE; via the exons ATGAACGGGGTGTGGATTAAGGTAGCCAAGGAACAGGCCAAACTAGTTCCGGTTGCGATTGAG GAAGGATTTTGGTATCACCATGCAGAACAATCATATGTGATTTTAGTGCTTTGGATCCCTAAAACTCCTTGTAGTATCCCTGATAATGCTTCACATCAAGTCGGAATTGCAGCTTTCGTATACAACACCAAGGGAGAG GTTCTGGTAGTTCAGGAGAAGTGTGGACCTTTCAAAGATTCAGGACTGTGGAAAATGCCAACAGGAAGGATCAAACAG GGGGAAGGCATTAAAGAAGGGGCTGTAAGAGAAGTCAGAGAAGAAACTGGG ATTGCTACAGAATTTAGACAAGTGGTCGGGTTCAG AGATGGTCACAATGCCCCTTTCGAAAAATCTGATCTACTTTTCGTGTGCATGTTGAAACCAATGTTTTTTGACATTGTTATACAAGATACTGAAATTTCAGCAACAAAG TGGATGGCAGTAGATGATTTTGTAGCTCAACCAAAAATGCAGCAAAGCAAACTTCTCAAGGTCATGGCGGGAGTCTGTATTGCCAACATGGAGGGACGGTGTAGAGGATTTTCAGCCATTGAAATACCGTCCCCCAAACCCTCTGTTTTTTACTGCAGTGACATTGATACTGAATAA